The Globicephala melas chromosome X, mGloMel1.2, whole genome shotgun sequence genome window below encodes:
- the PBDC1 gene encoding protein PBDC1: MNWELRKEHANVISELEPRLIVCNMEATSGNDELVSGELTSVAHAVSLPAESYGNDPDIEMAWAMRAMQHAEVYYKLISSVDPQFLKLTKVDDQIYSEFRENFKKLRIDVLDPEELKSEGAKEKWRPFCLKFDGIVEDFNYGTLLRLNCSQGYTEENTIFAPRIQFFAIEIARNREGYNKAVYTSVQDKEEEKGANNGGDKGANSGGEEEKGANREGEKEKINKGGEKEKEAYKEINKSGEIAM; this comes from the exons ATGAACTGGGAACTGCGGAAGGAGCACGCAAACGTCATTTCCGAATTGGAGCCACGCCTTATAGTCTGCAACATGGAGGCGACCAGTGGAAATGATGAGTTG gtttcCGGGGAACTGACGTCCGTGGCGCACGCTGTTTCTCTCCCAGCAGAGTCTTATGGCAACGAT CCTGATATTGAGATGGCTTGGGCCATGAGAGCAATGCAGCATGCTGAAGTCTACTACAAA CTGATTTCATCAGTTGACCCACAGTTCCTGAAACTCACCAAAGTGGATGACCAAATCTATTCTGAGTTTCgggaaaattttaagaaactcaGGATAGATGTATTGGACCCAGAAGAGCTCAAATCAGAAGGAGCTAAAGAG AAGTGGAGACCATTCTGTTTGAAGTTTGATGGGATTGTAGAAGACTTCAACTATGGTACTTTGCTGCGACTGAACTGTTCTCAGGGCTACACTGAGGAAAACACCATCTTTG CACCCAGGATACAATTTTTTGCCATTGAAATTGCTCGGAACCGGGAAGGTTATAACAAAGCAGTTTACACTAGTGTTCAGgacaaagaagaagagaaaggagccaACAATGGAGGAGACAAAGGAGCCAACAgtggaggagaagaagagaaaggagccaacagagaaggagaaaaggagaaaatcaacaaaggaggagaaaaagagaaagaagcctACAAAGAAATCAACAAAAGTGGTGAAATAGCTATGTAA